The following coding sequences are from one Chelonoidis abingdonii isolate Lonesome George chromosome 4, CheloAbing_2.0, whole genome shotgun sequence window:
- the CORO1B gene encoding LOW QUALITY PROTEIN: coronin-1B (The sequence of the model RefSeq protein was modified relative to this genomic sequence to represent the inferred CDS: deleted 1 base in 1 codon; substituted 1 base at 1 genomic stop codon), which produces MSFRKVVRQSKFRHVFGQPVKNDQCYDDIRVSRVTWDSSFCAVNPKFVAVIVEASGGGAFMVLPVLKTGRIDKSYPTVCGHTGPVLDIDWCPHNDHVIASGSEDCTVMVWQIPENGLTQPLTEPVVALEGHSKRVGIVTWHPTARNVLLSAGCDNIVIVWNVGTAEELYHLDSMHPDLIYNVSWSHDGSLFCSACKDKSVRIVDPRRGVVVAVRRAXHRGAPMRAIFLADGRFTTGFSRMSERQAALGPENLEEPMALQELDSSNGALLPFYDPDTNVIYVCGKGDSSIRYFEITEEPPYIHFLNTFTSKEPQRGMGWMPKRGLDVSKCEIARFYKLHERKCEPIIMTVPRKSDLFQDDLYPDTAGPDAAMEAEEWVAGKTAGPVLISLREAYVPSKQRDLKISKKNVLHESRPAPASSTGSATHLSATAVPATVPSISISTAPGGGGRLEEVLQELQALRLQVKEQGERISRLEEQLSRIENGDV; this is translated from the exons atgtCGTTCAGGAAGGTTGTGCGCCAGAGCAAGTTCCGCCATGTCTTCGGGCAGCCCGTCAAGAATGACCAGTGCTATGATGACATCCGCGTATCCCGCGTCACCTGGGACAGCAGCTTCTGTGCCGTCAACCCCAAGTTCGTGGCAGTGATCGTGGAggccagcgggggaggggccttCATGGTGCTGCCAGTGCTCAAG ACAGGGCGCATCGATAAGTCATACCCAACAGTGTGTGGGCACACGGGCCCTGTCCTGGACATCGACTGGTGTCCGCACAATGACCATGTCATCGCTAGCGGCTCTGAGGACTGCACCGTCATg GTCTGGCAGATCCCAGAAAATGGACTAACACAGCCCTTGACAGAGCCCGTGGTGGCCCTGGAGGGGCACTCGAAGCGCGTGGGCATCGTCACCTGGCACCCAACTGCCCGCAATGTCCTCCTCAGCGCAG GCTGTGATAACATCGTGATTGTGTGGAACGTGGGCACGGCTGAGGAGCTGTACCACCTGGACAGCATGCACCCCGACCTCATCTACAACGTCAGCTGGAGCCACGACGGGAGCCTCTTCTGCTCTGCTTGCAAGGACAAGAGCGTGCGCATCGTGGATCCTCGCCGAGGGGTGGTCGTGGCGGTACGGA GAGCGTGACACCGGGGCGCGCCTATGCGTGCCATCTTCCTGGCT GACGGCAGATTTACCACAGGCTTCAGCCGCATGAGCGAgcggcaggctgctctgggaccG GAGAACCTGGAAGAGCCCATGGCGCTGCAGGAGCTGGACTCCAGCaacggagccctgctgcccttcTACGACCCTGATACCAATGTCATCTATGTCTGCGGCAAG GGGGACTCAAGCATCCGGTACTTTGAGATCACAGAGGAGCCACCCTACATCCACTTCCTGAACACCTTCACCAGCAAGGAGCCCCAGCGTGGCATGGGCTGGATGCCCAAGCGGGGTCTGGACGTCAGCAAGTGTGAGATTGCCAG GTTTTACAAGCTGCATGAGCGCAAGTGTGAGCCCATCATCATGACAGTGCCAAGGAAG TCGGATCTGTTCCAGGATGACCTGTACCCAGACACGGCTGGGCCAGATGCAGCCATGGAGGCCGAGGAATGGGTGGCCGGGAAGACAGCAGGTCCCGTGCTGATCTCACTGCGCGAAGCCTACGTGCCCAGCAAGCAGCGGGACCTGAAAATCAGCAAGAAGAATGTGCTGCATGAGAGCCgcccagctcctgcctccagcACTGGCAGTGCCACACACCTCAGTGCCACGGCCGTGCCTGCCACGGTGCCCAGCATCAGCATCAGCACTGCCCCTGGG ggtGGCGGGCGGCTGGAGGAAGTGCTGCAGGAACTGCAAGCACTGCGGCTGCAGGTGAAGGAACAGGGTGAGCGCATCAGCaggctggaggagcagctgagCCGCATCGAGAATGGGGATGTCTAG
- the GPR152 gene encoding putative G-protein coupled receptor 152, with the protein MEPFNTSHSNQTELFIPASWRPAVLIATLVIGLPANAFIIWLTGWRLRRRGLSVFILSLATSDFLFLSTTVMQIIETLLNETWVLGTAMCQLRYVLSDLSYHCSLFLLAALSVDRCLLVLLPLWYRCHRPLRLSSYICLGAWLVAALLSIKGFIFANLILYSDGMLVCSSNRGKYEWPLRLLEVLVEGLFPFVVMVTTHVATLSRTFRRHTRPPSKFYHIVAATLSAYVLLNLPFQIVQLLFLVSWEHKEFNYRIFPFMVYFGYLINLNSSINPLIYIFFGSNICTGCGRHTTSSLARALTEEQGKSPGDTPSTSFSA; encoded by the coding sequence ATGGAGCCGTTTAACACTTCACACTCCAACCAGACGGAACTCTTTATACCGGCATCATGGCGGCCAGCCGTCCTGATCGCCACGCTGGTCATCGGGCTGCCAGCCAACGCCTTCATCATCTGGCTGACAGGGTGGCGGCTGCGGCGCCGGGGCCTGTCCGTCTTCATCCTAAGCCTGGCCACCTctgacttcctcttcctctccaccaCGGTCATGCAGATCATAGAGACGCTGCTGAATGAAACCTGGGTGCTGGGCACTGCCATGTGCCAGCTGCGCTACGTCCTCTCTGACTTGAGCTACCACTGCAGCCTCTTCCTGCTGGCCGCCCTCAGCGTGGACCGCTGCCTACTGGTGCTGCTGCCCCTCTGGTACCGCTGCCACCGCCCCCTGCGGCTCTCCAGCTACATCTGCTTGGGGGCCTGGCTGGTGGCCGCCCTGCTCAGCATCAAGGGCTTCATCTTCGCCAACCTCATCCTGTATTCAGATGGGATGCTCGTTTGCTCCAGCAACCGGGGCAAATACGAGTGGCCCCTGCGCCTGCTGGAGGTGCTGGTGGAGGGACTCTTCCCCTTCGTCGTCATGGTGACCACCCATGTCGCCACCTTGTCCCGCACCTTCCGGCGTCACACCCGGCCTCCCAGCAAGTTCTACCACATCGTGGCTGCCACCCTGTCAGCCTATGTGCTGCTCAACCTCCCCTTCCAGATCGTCCAGCTGCTCTTCCTGGTCTCCTGGGAGCATAAGGAGTTCAACTATCGCATCTTCCCCTTCATGGTCTACTTTGGCTACCTGATCAACCTCAACAGCAGCATCAACCCTCTCATCTACATCTTCTTCGGCTCCAACATCTGCACAGGCTGCGGCCGCCACACAACCTCCTCCCTTGCCAGGGCTCTCACCGAGGAGCAAGGGAAGAGCCCTGGGGACACGCCCAGCACGTCCTTCTCAGCCTAA